One window from the genome of Salvia splendens isolate huo1 chromosome 9, SspV2, whole genome shotgun sequence encodes:
- the LOC121749737 gene encoding protein LATERAL ROOT PRIMORDIUM 1-like has translation MWPAAATRLPPEFFFVAPASSFHHHHNTDAAAAINFDPHSLNPSNAIGVGVIAVGSAADEDLFSRSRGGGGGGMQLWQHHQQGQNSSAYLIKPMALEHPNLLPSSGGGGASSSSSACQDCGNQAKKDCQHRRCRTCCKSRGYDCTTHFKSTWVPAARRRERQLLATAGSSQSTSGTKKPRLGAASQTTTASHTSTSNTNQARSFDTSSSHQDAGLKESLPGQVRAPAVFKCVRVTAVDDGEDEYAYQAVVKIGGHVFKGFLYDQGVEGREGLPNLSELHLGGGNGASSSPPVNLDHASNIYGGASFLGGSNYGNPIN, from the exons ATGTGGCCTGCCGCCGCCACGCGCCTCCCCCCGGAGTTCTTCTTCGTCGCCCCCGCTTCTTccttccaccaccaccacaacacCGACGCCGCCGCCGCGATCAATTTCGACCCTCATTCGCTCAATCCCTCCAATGCCATCGGCGTCGGCGTGATCGCCGTCGGCAGCGCGGCGGATGAGGATTTGTTCAGCCGTAGCCggggaggcggcggcggtggtatGCAATTGTGGCAGCATCATCAGCAGGGCCAGAATTCCTCAGCTTATTTGATCAAACCCATGGCTCTCGAGCACCCAAATCTCCTCCcaagcagcggcggcggcggtgcgtCTTCCTCCTCTTCCGCCTGCCAAGACTGCGGCAACCAAGCCAAGAAAGACTGCCAACATAGAAGGTGTCGAACCTGCTGCAAAAGTAGAGGCTACGACTGCACCACCCACTTCAAAAGCACCTGGGTCCCCGCCGCCCGCCGCCGCGAGCGCCAACTCCTCGCCACCGCCGGCTCCTCCCAGTCCACCTCCGGCACCAAGAAGCCCCGCCTCGGCGCCGCCTCCCAGACCACCACCGCCTCCCACACCTCCACCTCCAACACCAATCAGGCCAGGAGCTTCGACACCAGCTCCAGCCATCAAG ATGCGGGGTTGAAGGAGTCGCTGCCGGGGCAGGTGCGGGCGCCGGCGGTGTTCAAGTGCGTGAGAGTGACGGCGGTGGACGACGGCGAGGATGAATACGCTTATCAAGCAGTGGTGAAGATAGGCGGCCATGTTTTCAAAGGGTTTCTATATGATCAAGGGGTTGAAGGGAGAGAGGGGCTCCCAAATCTATCTGAATTGCATTTGGGAGGCGGCAATGGGGCTTCATCATCGCCGCCGGTGAATCTCGATCATGCTTCTAATATATACGGCGGCGCATCCTTTCTAGGTGGATCCAATTATGGTAATCCGATCAACTGA